The following are encoded in a window of Novosphingobium sp. THN1 genomic DNA:
- a CDS encoding geranylgeranyl diphosphate reductase yields the protein MTDRVEYDVVVVGGGPSGATAAWDLARIGRKVLLLDRAGRIKPCGGAVPPRLLEEFDVPQSLLVARARSARMVAPSNRAVDMPVGEIGYVGMVDRDHFDEWLRERAAKAGAERRVGTYERIERDGNPGAVVCYHEARGDEVRKVRTRLVIGADGARSGVARENIPGAERNPCVFAYHEVVRSPQSTEQGFDASRCDVLYQGKLSPDFYAWVFPHGETSSIGVGSANKGFSLRGSVKQMRDELGLEGCETIRREGAPIPLKPLKRWDNGRDVLVAGDAAGVVAPASGEGIYYAMVCGRIAAQTGDAFLASGNPALLKRARKAFLREHGRVFWILGIMQYFWYSSDKRRERFVEMCADKDVQQLTWQAYMNKKLVRAKPMAHLRIFLKDCAHLLGLRPAAG from the coding sequence ATGACCGACAGGGTTGAATACGATGTCGTCGTCGTCGGCGGTGGACCATCAGGAGCCACGGCCGCGTGGGATCTGGCACGCATCGGCCGCAAGGTCCTGCTGCTTGACCGGGCCGGGCGGATCAAACCCTGCGGCGGCGCGGTTCCACCGCGCCTGCTCGAGGAATTCGATGTCCCTCAATCGCTGCTCGTCGCGCGCGCCCGCTCGGCGCGGATGGTCGCACCCTCGAACCGTGCGGTGGACATGCCCGTGGGCGAGATCGGCTACGTCGGCATGGTCGATCGTGACCATTTCGACGAATGGCTGCGCGAACGTGCCGCCAAGGCCGGAGCCGAGCGCCGCGTCGGCACGTACGAAAGGATCGAGCGGGATGGCAATCCCGGCGCGGTCGTCTGCTACCACGAAGCGCGCGGCGACGAAGTGCGGAAAGTCCGCACCCGCCTCGTCATCGGCGCTGACGGCGCGCGTTCGGGCGTGGCGCGCGAAAACATCCCAGGTGCCGAACGGAACCCCTGCGTCTTCGCCTACCACGAAGTCGTCCGTTCGCCGCAAAGCACTGAACAAGGCTTCGACGCCTCGCGTTGCGACGTGCTCTATCAGGGCAAGCTCTCGCCAGATTTCTACGCATGGGTCTTCCCCCATGGCGAAACGTCGAGCATCGGCGTCGGCAGCGCCAACAAGGGTTTTTCCCTGCGCGGCTCGGTCAAGCAGATGCGCGATGAACTTGGCCTCGAAGGTTGCGAGACGATCCGCCGCGAAGGCGCACCGATCCCGCTCAAGCCCCTGAAGCGCTGGGACAATGGCCGCGATGTGCTGGTCGCTGGGGACGCTGCCGGAGTCGTCGCGCCTGCCTCGGGCGAGGGCATCTACTATGCCATGGTCTGCGGCCGGATCGCCGCGCAAACCGGCGACGCTTTCCTTGCCAGCGGCAATCCCGCACTGCTGAAGCGGGCGCGCAAGGCTTTCCTGCGCGAACATGGCCGCGTGTTCTGGATCCTCGGGATCATGCAGTATTTCTGGTATTCCAGCGACAAGCGCCGCGAACGCTTCGTCGAGATGTGTGCGGACAAGGATGTCCAGCAGCTGACCTGGCAGGCTTACATGAACAAGAAGCTGGTGCGCGCAAAGCCGATGGCGCACCTGCGCATTTTCCTGAAGGATTGCGCGCACTTGCTGGGATTGAGGCCCGCTGCCGGATGA
- a CDS encoding BCD family MFS transporter encodes MNRSFGWFSIVRLGAVQASIGAMVMIATSLLNRLMVLEYGLAAGIPAGLVAWHYMVQLSRPLWGHGSDLGRKRTPWVIGGMAILGAGAMLAVQATTMLDDARTPGIALAVIAFSLIGAGVGAAGTSMLAILASGVAPERRAAAAATTWIMMVFGIVISAGTAGALLDPYSEQRLFVVAGGVVAAAISLTCLAMLGLEAKTTGAVPTENRQPPATLGEAIAEILGDPQSRRFTLFIFVSMLAYSMQDLILEPFAGLVFQMSPGQSTSLSGLQHGGVLVGMIVTGLGGSAFAGRMPIELRVWTMLGCIGSAVALAGLAMAAQAGPGWPLAANIAALGFFNGAFAVSAIGSMMGLAGAGKRTREGVRMGVWGTAQAIAFGLGGLTGALGVDFVRGATGQVSQAFQLIFAFEASLFLISAILAMRVTYRRAIPAQLGTAGA; translated from the coding sequence ATGAACCGCAGTTTCGGCTGGTTTTCGATTGTCCGGCTCGGGGCCGTACAGGCCTCGATCGGCGCGATGGTGATGATCGCAACTTCCCTGCTCAATCGCCTGATGGTGCTGGAATACGGCCTTGCTGCCGGCATTCCCGCCGGGCTGGTGGCCTGGCACTACATGGTCCAGCTTTCACGGCCGCTGTGGGGCCACGGCTCGGACCTCGGGCGCAAGCGCACCCCCTGGGTCATCGGCGGCATGGCCATTCTTGGGGCAGGGGCAATGCTCGCTGTTCAGGCCACGACCATGCTCGACGATGCCCGGACACCAGGCATCGCGCTCGCCGTCATCGCCTTCTCGCTGATCGGCGCGGGCGTTGGCGCCGCGGGAACCTCGATGCTCGCGATACTTGCGTCCGGCGTCGCGCCGGAACGCCGTGCTGCTGCTGCTGCCACGACATGGATCATGATGGTCTTCGGCATCGTCATTTCCGCTGGCACTGCCGGTGCGCTGCTCGATCCCTATTCCGAACAGCGCCTGTTCGTGGTCGCGGGCGGTGTGGTGGCTGCGGCAATCTCGCTCACCTGCCTTGCCATGCTCGGGCTTGAAGCGAAGACCACTGGCGCCGTGCCGACGGAGAACCGTCAGCCCCCGGCAACCTTGGGTGAAGCCATCGCCGAAATCCTCGGCGATCCGCAGTCGCGTCGCTTTACCCTGTTCATCTTCGTCTCGATGCTCGCCTATTCGATGCAGGACCTCATCCTCGAACCCTTTGCCGGGCTCGTGTTCCAGATGTCGCCGGGCCAGTCGACCAGCCTTTCCGGACTCCAGCACGGCGGCGTGCTCGTTGGCATGATCGTGACCGGGCTGGGCGGCAGTGCCTTTGCCGGGCGCATGCCGATCGAACTGCGCGTCTGGACCATGCTCGGCTGCATCGGCTCGGCCGTCGCGCTGGCCGGGCTGGCGATGGCGGCTCAGGCTGGTCCGGGCTGGCCACTGGCGGCAAACATTGCGGCGCTCGGTTTCTTCAACGGCGCTTTCGCAGTCTCCGCCATCGGCTCGATGATGGGCTTGGCTGGTGCCGGCAAGCGCACCCGCGAAGGCGTGCGCATGGGCGTCTGGGGCACGGCGCAGGCCATCGCCTTCGGCCTTGGCGGCCTCACCGGCGCTCTCGGCGTCGATTTCGTGCGCGGTGCCACGGGGCAGGTGTCGCAAGCCTTCCAACTCATCTTCGCTTTCGAGGCGAGCCTGTTCCTCATCTCGGCAATCCTCGCGATGCGTGTGACATATCGGCGGGCCATCCCCGCCCAACTGGGGACGGCAGGGGCATGA
- a CDS encoding UbiA family prenyltransferase, translating to MAQSAVSAGMTPPPAARDVLELLKPITWFPPMWALMCGVVSSGVSPLSRWTFLIAGILLAGPLVCGTSQAVNDWFDRHVDAINEPDRPIPSGRIGGRWASTSPSAGLPCRWRLPPSPASGC from the coding sequence ATGGCGCAATCTGCAGTCTCCGCTGGGATGACGCCGCCTCCGGCGGCTCGCGACGTCTTGGAACTCCTCAAGCCAATCACGTGGTTCCCGCCGATGTGGGCGCTGATGTGCGGCGTGGTGTCCTCGGGCGTGTCCCCTTTAAGTCGCTGGACCTTCCTCATCGCCGGCATCCTCTTGGCTGGCCCGCTGGTCTGCGGCACCAGCCAGGCCGTGAACGACTGGTTCGATCGCCACGTCGATGCGATCAACGAACCTGACCGGCCCATTCCCTCGGGTCGCATCGGCGGGCGCTGGGCCTCTACATCGCCATCGGCTGGACTGCCCTGTCGCTGGCGGTTGCCGCCTTCACCGGCCAGTGGGTGCTGA
- the ppsR gene encoding transcriptional regulator PpsR, whose product MPSRNNSVEGKLPFASPRTHFEALGPDAAATLAMVAGDLALVLDEGGQIVDVTANPREFPDAQQWIGRDWLDTVSVESRPKVMEMLANARKGVTQHWRQVNQTTTEGEVPLRFVVVRLGESTNAIAIGRDMRDAAALQQRVLQAQQSLERDYLRLRQLEARYRMLFDQSLDPVLIVDAEAFRIREANRAAHQLFQARNGTLQGAKLTTLFSRPAREHLIAFLGSTLVSPGVLPIEVQPNNSDDAVMLSASGFREKGGQFLLIRLSGASNVAEHASGEMMRVIEAMPDAFVLTDARMVIQAANPAFVELVSAATVDQLRGRPLADFVGRPGIDLDLIDGQLAKHDIARNVSTVVGARDGFDGEPVELSAVKTGDDQPHYGFVIRPIGRRLRDLPVTADAPRSVEQLTDLVGRMSLRDIVRESTDLIERLCIEAALEYTSNNRASAAEILGLSRQSLYSKLHRYGLGNLVDSLDE is encoded by the coding sequence ATGCCTTCCCGCAATAACTCCGTCGAAGGGAAGCTGCCCTTCGCCAGTCCCCGCACCCATTTCGAGGCGCTCGGACCGGATGCTGCAGCGACCCTGGCAATGGTGGCGGGCGATCTTGCTTTGGTGCTCGATGAAGGTGGCCAGATCGTCGACGTGACGGCAAACCCGCGTGAATTTCCCGATGCCCAGCAGTGGATCGGCCGCGATTGGCTCGATACGGTATCGGTGGAAAGCCGGCCCAAGGTCATGGAAATGCTGGCCAATGCGCGCAAGGGCGTGACCCAGCACTGGCGCCAGGTGAACCAGACCACGACCGAAGGCGAAGTGCCGCTGCGTTTCGTGGTGGTCCGCCTCGGTGAAAGCACCAACGCCATCGCCATCGGCCGGGACATGCGGGATGCCGCTGCCCTGCAGCAGCGAGTCCTGCAGGCGCAGCAATCGCTCGAGCGGGACTATTTGCGCCTGCGCCAGCTCGAAGCGCGCTACCGCATGCTGTTCGACCAGTCGCTCGATCCGGTGCTGATCGTCGATGCCGAAGCTTTCCGTATCCGCGAGGCCAACCGCGCCGCGCACCAGCTGTTCCAGGCCCGTAACGGCACGCTGCAGGGCGCCAAGCTGACCACGCTGTTCTCCCGCCCCGCGCGCGAACACCTGATCGCTTTCCTCGGGTCGACCCTCGTTTCGCCGGGCGTCCTCCCGATCGAGGTGCAGCCCAACAACAGCGACGATGCCGTCATGCTTTCAGCCAGCGGTTTTCGCGAAAAAGGCGGGCAGTTTCTGCTCATCCGCCTGTCCGGTGCTTCCAACGTCGCCGAGCACGCCTCGGGCGAGATGATGCGCGTGATCGAGGCCATGCCGGATGCCTTCGTGCTGACGGATGCCCGCATGGTCATTCAGGCCGCCAATCCGGCCTTTGTCGAACTCGTCTCTGCCGCCACCGTCGATCAGCTGCGCGGGCGTCCGCTGGCGGATTTCGTCGGGCGTCCGGGCATCGATCTCGATCTGATCGACGGCCAGCTCGCCAAGCACGACATTGCTCGCAATGTCAGCACGGTGGTCGGCGCGCGGGACGGTTTCGATGGCGAGCCGGTCGAACTTTCCGCTGTGAAGACCGGCGATGACCAGCCGCACTACGGTTTCGTGATTCGCCCGATCGGTCGCCGCCTGCGCGACCTTCCCGTCACGGCAGACGCCCCGCGTTCGGTCGAACAACTCACCGATCTGGTGGGTCGCATGTCACTGCGCGATATCGTGCGCGAATCCACCGACCTGATCGAACGTCTCTGCATCGAGGCAGCGCTCGAATACACCTCGAACAACCGCGCTTCTGCCGCCGAAATCCTCGGCCTCAGCCGGCAGAGCCTCTATTCGAAGCTGCATCGCTATGGCCTCGGCAATCTGGTTGATTCACTTGACGAATAA
- a CDS encoding B12-binding domain-containing protein encodes MIEEQIIPRLLLAHSSGVPKGRVTGTLSVDPSDAASFASLPLDLDAEELLEVVEGFIARGIAIESIFVDLLAPSARRLGQHWEEDECDFLDVTMGLWRLQEVMRQVALRFPADDSDGDRARSALFSPMPGDRHALGTLMIEEVFARAGWQTEALIEPKRKELLQIIAERHFDVIGLTVSCDCTNANLSDLICSIRSVSRTPGFRSLLVDEWSMPIRVSSMKWAPMAPLPMRDRLSFLPKSWLPGNTPDRSAPNIPSDSRLD; translated from the coding sequence TTGATCGAGGAGCAGATCATTCCTCGTCTTTTGCTCGCCCATTCGTCCGGTGTGCCCAAGGGCCGGGTGACCGGCACGCTCTCGGTCGATCCGTCCGACGCCGCCAGCTTCGCCTCGCTGCCGCTCGATCTCGATGCCGAGGAATTGCTCGAAGTCGTCGAAGGCTTCATCGCGCGCGGCATCGCAATTGAATCGATCTTCGTCGATCTGCTTGCCCCTTCCGCGCGCCGCCTCGGCCAGCATTGGGAAGAGGACGAGTGCGATTTTCTCGATGTCACAATGGGCTTGTGGCGCTTGCAGGAAGTCATGCGGCAGGTCGCGTTGCGCTTTCCTGCCGACGACTCCGATGGCGACCGCGCCCGCAGTGCGCTGTTTTCTCCGATGCCCGGTGACAGGCATGCGCTGGGCACGCTGATGATCGAGGAAGTCTTTGCCCGGGCTGGCTGGCAAACTGAGGCGCTGATTGAACCCAAGCGTAAGGAATTGCTGCAAATTATCGCCGAAAGACACTTTGATGTCATAGGCTTGACCGTCAGTTGCGATTGCACTAACGCGAATCTCAGTGACCTAATTTGTTCCATTCGCAGCGTCTCTCGGACGCCCGGGTTCAGGTCTTTATTGGTGGACGAATGGTCAATGCCAATCCGGGTATCGTCGATGAAGTGGGCGCCGATGGCACCGCTCCCGATGCGCGATCGGCTCTCGTTCTTGCCGAAAAGCTGGTTGCCAGGAAACACGCCGGATCGGTCCGCCCCGAACATCCCCTCGGATAGCCGGCTCGACTGA
- the bchF gene encoding 2-vinyl bacteriochlorophyllide hydratase yields MRGDAIRFKAAGQALGTQATRPPLYTAEEREKRDSTRWTLVQGLLAPFQFLVFLVSLALVLRSLAWGEGAVAADISVVVKTLTLYAIMVTGSIWEKVVFGKWLFARAFFWEDVFSMLVIALHTTYLVMLLGNYGSFEQRMQIALAGYAAYVINAGQFLLKLRAARLEVAA; encoded by the coding sequence ATGAGAGGGGACGCGATCAGATTTAAAGCCGCAGGCCAAGCACTTGGCACGCAGGCTACGCGCCCGCCGCTTTACACTGCGGAGGAACGCGAGAAGCGCGACTCCACGCGTTGGACGCTGGTGCAGGGCCTGCTCGCCCCCTTCCAGTTCCTGGTGTTTCTGGTCAGTTTGGCGCTAGTTCTACGTAGTCTTGCGTGGGGCGAAGGCGCCGTCGCGGCCGACATCTCGGTCGTGGTCAAGACGCTCACGCTTTATGCGATAATGGTGACCGGCTCGATCTGGGAAAAGGTCGTCTTCGGGAAGTGGCTGTTTGCCCGCGCTTTCTTCTGGGAAGACGTGTTCTCGATGCTCGTGATCGCGCTGCACACCACCTATTTGGTGATGCTGCTGGGGAATTACGGCAGCTTCGAGCAGCGGATGCAGATCGCGCTGGCGGGCTATGCCGCCTATGTCATCAATGCTGGACAGTTCCTGCTGAAACTGCGCGCGGCGCGGCTTGAGGTGGCGGCATGA
- a CDS encoding ferredoxin:protochlorophyllide reductase (ATP-dependent) subunit N has translation MSPGESVLGCAPAAQPQVLRERGQREVFCGLTGIIWMHRKMQDAFFLVVGSRTCAHLLQSAAGVMIFAEPRFATAIIEERDLAGMADCQDELDRIVDKLLARRPEIRTLFLVGSCPSEVIKLDLGKAAQRLDGKFAGSVRVLNYSGSGIETTFTEGEDACLTALVPEMPAADAVEAANLLVVGALPDIVEDQFKRLFDELGIGPVHFLPAKRMADLPKVGPNTVFLLAQPFLTETTGALQRRGAKRLDALFPFGAEGTTDWLRAAAEAFGIDRMHFNRVVAPGRERAKRAIAHRRERLEGKRITFLPDSQLELPLARFLHTELGMMPVEVGTPYLNRELNARELVLLPASTRLSEGQDVDLQLDRVRLDRPDLTVCGLGLANPLEAEGLSTKWAIELVFSPIHGFEQAGDLAELFARPLRRRDILRV, from the coding sequence ATGAGCCCCGGCGAAAGCGTTCTTGGATGCGCTCCGGCAGCACAACCACAGGTCCTGCGCGAACGCGGCCAGCGCGAAGTGTTCTGCGGACTGACCGGCATCATCTGGATGCATCGCAAGATGCAGGATGCGTTCTTCCTCGTCGTCGGATCGCGAACCTGCGCCCACCTGCTGCAGAGCGCGGCAGGCGTGATGATCTTTGCCGAGCCACGCTTTGCCACCGCGATCATCGAGGAGCGTGACCTGGCCGGGATGGCCGATTGCCAGGACGAGCTTGACCGCATCGTCGACAAGCTGCTGGCGCGGCGGCCGGAAATCCGCACGCTGTTCCTGGTGGGATCGTGCCCGTCGGAAGTGATCAAGCTGGACCTCGGCAAGGCAGCGCAGCGGCTTGATGGCAAGTTTGCCGGATCGGTGCGTGTCCTCAACTATTCGGGCAGCGGGATCGAGACGACCTTTACCGAAGGCGAAGACGCCTGCCTGACCGCGCTGGTGCCGGAGATGCCTGCTGCGGACGCGGTCGAGGCAGCCAACCTGCTCGTGGTCGGTGCCCTGCCCGACATCGTCGAGGACCAGTTCAAGCGGCTGTTCGACGAGCTGGGCATTGGCCCTGTGCATTTCCTGCCCGCCAAGCGCATGGCCGACCTGCCCAAGGTGGGTCCGAACACCGTCTTCCTGCTGGCCCAGCCGTTCCTGACCGAGACGACCGGTGCGCTGCAGCGGCGCGGAGCAAAGCGGCTCGACGCGCTGTTCCCGTTCGGCGCCGAAGGCACGACCGACTGGCTGCGAGCAGCGGCAGAGGCCTTCGGGATCGACAGGATGCACTTCAACCGCGTCGTGGCTCCGGGACGCGAACGGGCCAAGCGAGCGATTGCCCATCGGCGCGAACGGCTTGAGGGCAAGCGCATCACGTTCCTGCCGGATTCGCAGCTGGAACTGCCGTTGGCGCGCTTCCTGCACACAGAGCTCGGCATGATGCCGGTGGAAGTGGGCACGCCCTACCTCAACCGCGAGCTCAATGCCCGCGAACTGGTGCTGCTGCCGGCCTCGACCCGGCTGAGCGAAGGGCAGGACGTTGACCTGCAGCTTGACCGCGTACGGCTCGACCGCCCTGACCTGACGGTCTGCGGGCTTGGCTTGGCCAATCCTCTGGAGGCCGAAGGACTTTCGACCAAGTGGGCGATCGAACTGGTGTTCTCGCCCATCCACGGCTTCGAGCAGGCGGGTGACCTCGCCGAGCTCTTCGCGCGGCCCCTGCGCCGTCGCGACATCTTGAGGGTATAG